Proteins from one Rhinopithecus roxellana isolate Shanxi Qingling chromosome 20, ASM756505v1, whole genome shotgun sequence genomic window:
- the CHST6 gene encoding carbohydrate sulfotransferase 6, whose amino-acid sequence MWLPRVSSTAVTALLLAQTFLLLFLVSRPGPSSPAGGEERVHVLVLSSWRSGSSFVGQLFSQHPDVFYLMEPAWHVWTTLSQGSAATLHMAVRDLVRSVFLCDMDVFDAYLPWRRNLSDLFQWAVSRALCSPPACSAFPRGAISSEAVCKPLCARQPFSLAQEACRSYSHVVLKEVRFFNLQVLYPLLSDPTLNLRIVHLVRDPRAVLRSREQTAKALARDNGIVLGTNGTWVEADPGLRVVREVCRSHVRIAEAATLKPPPFLRGRYRLVRFEDLVREPLAEIRALYAFTGLSLTPQLEAWIHNITHGSGPGARREAFKTSSRNALNVSQAWRHALPFAKIRRVQELCAGALQLLGYRPVYSEDEQRNLALDLVLPRGLNGFTWASSTSSHPRH is encoded by the coding sequence ATGTGGCTGCCGCGAGTCTCCAGCACAGCAGTGACCGCGCTCCTCCTGGCGCagaccttcctcctcctctttctggtTTCCCGGCCAGGGCCCTCGTCCCCAGCAGGCGGCGAGGAGCGCGTGCATGTGCTGGTGCTGTCCTCGTGGCGCTCGGGCTCGTCCTTCGTGGGCCAACTCTTCAGCCAGCACCCCGATGTCTTCTACCTAATGGAGCCCGCATGGCACGTGTGGACCACTCTGTCGCAGGGCAGCGCCGCAACGCTGCACATGGCTGTGCGCGACCTGGTGCGCTCCGTCTTCCTGTGCGACATGGACGTGTTTGATGCCTATCTGCCTTGGCGCCGCAACCTGTCCGATCTCTTCCAGTGGGCGGTGAGCCGTGCACTGTGCTCGCCACCCGCCTGCAGTGCCTTTCCCCGAGGCGCCATCAGCAGCGAGGCAGTGTGCAAGCCACTGTGCGCGCGGCAGCCCTTCAGCCTGGCCCAGGAGGCCTGCCGCTCCTACAGCCACGTGGTGCTCAAGGAGGTGCGCTTCTTCAACCTGCAGGTGCTCTACCCGCTGCTCAGTGACCCCACGCTCAACCTGCGCATCGTGCACCTGGTGCGCGACCCGCGGGCCGTGCTGCGCTCCCGGGAGCAGACAGCCAAGGCTCTGGCGCGTGACAACGGCATCGTGCTGGGCACCAATGGCACGTGGGTAGAGGCCGACCCTGGTCTGCGTGTGGTACGTGAGGTGTGCCGTAGCCACGTACGCATCGCCGAGGCCGCCACACTCAAGCCGCCGCCCTTCCTGCGTGGCCGCTACCGCCTAGTGCGCTTCGAGGACCTTGTGCGCGAGCCGCTGGCAGAAATCCGTGCGCTCTACGCCTTCACCGGGCTGAGTCTCACACCACAGCTGGAGGCCTGGATCCATAACATCACCCACGGATCTGGACCTGGTGCACGCCGCGAAGCCTTCAAGACTTCGTCCAGGAATGCGCTCAACGTCTCCCAGGCCTGGCGCCACGCGCTGCCCTTTGCCAAGATCCGCCGCGTGCAGGAACTGTGCGCTGGTGCCCTGCAGCTGCTGGGCTACCGGCCTGTGTACTCTGAGGACGAGCAGCGCAACCTCGCCCTTGATCTGGTGCTGCCACGAGGCCTGAACGGCTTCACCTGGGCATCGTCCACCTCCTCGCACCCCCGGCATTAG